The Niastella koreensis GR20-10 genome includes a window with the following:
- a CDS encoding glycosyltransferase encodes MNTRVCAIVVTYNRLETLKTAITHILAQTVPPTEIVIVDNNSTDGTIEYLETLNGKNNIHCIYMESNTGSAGAIAKAMTYGLTRNAYDYFWILDDDTFYAPNALKDLVESIEQSEFVMLGLHGANFKMGAKVHANPNVRLQEIDYAMIDGAIIKADIVRQLGPLCEEFFMMCDDQEYSIRIRRAGYRIGVLKNGADNRQLLGGGGQFTRATLWRNYYSARNHTFIIKKHFSFTEFIAFVYHQSKLLFTAAILAPDRFKRVKFRLLGIWHGIRGVGGRTLDPGTLRFIRRKTVNVVVGGAFMTQQLIDNIGL; translated from the coding sequence ATGAATACAAGGGTTTGCGCAATTGTAGTAACATATAACCGGCTGGAAACGCTGAAAACAGCTATTACCCATATACTGGCCCAAACGGTGCCGCCAACTGAAATTGTAATCGTTGATAACAATAGTACAGACGGAACAATAGAATACCTGGAAACATTAAATGGAAAAAATAATATTCATTGCATTTACATGGAAAGCAATACCGGTTCGGCCGGCGCTATCGCAAAAGCCATGACGTATGGGCTCACGCGTAATGCATATGATTATTTCTGGATCCTGGATGATGACACTTTTTATGCGCCCAATGCGCTGAAAGACCTGGTTGAAAGTATAGAACAATCCGAATTTGTAATGCTGGGTTTGCACGGCGCCAACTTTAAAATGGGCGCCAAAGTGCATGCAAACCCCAACGTTCGGTTACAGGAAATTGACTATGCCATGATTGACGGGGCCATTATAAAAGCAGATATTGTACGCCAACTGGGTCCATTGTGTGAAGAGTTCTTTATGATGTGCGACGACCAGGAATATTCCATCCGCATCAGAAGAGCGGGCTACAGGATCGGTGTACTAAAGAATGGAGCTGATAACCGCCAGTTATTAGGCGGCGGCGGACAGTTTACCCGGGCCACTTTGTGGCGCAATTATTATTCGGCACGTAATCACACGTTCATTATAAAAAAGCATTTCTCATTTACTGAGTTCATTGCTTTTGTTTATCACCAGTCAAAACTATTGTTCACAGCGGCCATCCTGGCGCCAGACCGTTTTAAGCGGGTTAAATTCAGGCTATTGGGGATTTGGCATGGCATCAGGGGTGTTGGCGGCAGAACGTTGGATCCGGGTACTTTACGGTTTATAAGGAGGAAGACAGTTAATGTGGTTGTTGGAGGTGCTTTTATGACGCAGCAACTGATAGATAATATTGGACTATAG
- a CDS encoding glycosyltransferase family 2 protein, whose amino-acid sequence MTYSKVCAILVTYNRLDTLKTALGHVLAQTLQPATIVVVDNNSNDGTIEYLRSVDGKSNIHCIYMNNNTGSAGAIAAGMNFGLTNIHNKYDYFWVLDDDTFYAPNALQDLVVNIENSGFSMIGLHGAHIKMGRKIQVKDDVRLQEVDYAMIDGALIKAQVVRNLGTICEEFFMMCDDHEYSVRMQRNGYKIGVLKNGADNRLYLGGGGQFTRATLWRGYYSARNHIFIIKKHFSFVNLFGYCLLQSKLLITAALLAPDRFKRVQLRLMGILHGILGKGGRTLDPGTLKFTARKALKFAKSKKLVLHLPVITTHVFDVLDYLELSFNVI is encoded by the coding sequence ATGACGTATTCGAAAGTATGCGCAATACTGGTAACATACAACAGGCTCGACACCCTTAAAACGGCCCTGGGGCATGTACTGGCCCAAACCTTACAACCTGCAACGATTGTAGTTGTAGATAACAACAGTAACGATGGTACAATTGAGTACCTGCGGTCTGTAGATGGTAAAAGCAATATTCATTGCATTTATATGAATAATAACACCGGTTCGGCTGGTGCTATTGCGGCCGGAATGAACTTCGGCTTAACCAATATTCATAATAAATATGATTATTTCTGGGTGCTTGACGACGATACTTTTTATGCGCCCAACGCCTTGCAGGACCTGGTTGTGAATATCGAAAACAGCGGGTTCTCGATGATCGGGTTGCATGGCGCCCACATAAAAATGGGAAGAAAAATACAGGTAAAGGATGATGTAAGGTTGCAGGAAGTGGATTACGCCATGATCGATGGCGCGCTGATAAAAGCTCAGGTAGTGAGAAATCTGGGAACGATCTGTGAGGAGTTTTTTATGATGTGCGACGATCATGAGTATTCGGTACGCATGCAACGAAATGGTTATAAGATCGGTGTGTTGAAAAATGGCGCCGACAACCGGTTATACCTGGGAGGCGGCGGTCAGTTTACCCGGGCCACCCTTTGGCGGGGGTATTATTCAGCCCGGAACCACATATTTATTATAAAGAAACATTTCTCTTTCGTAAATTTATTTGGTTATTGTCTACTACAATCAAAACTGTTAATCACCGCAGCCCTCCTGGCACCAGACCGCTTCAAACGTGTACAATTAAGACTGATGGGTATTTTGCACGGCATTTTAGGCAAAGGAGGCAGAACTTTAGATCCCGGCACACTTAAGTTTACCGCACGAAAGGCCTTAAAATTTGCGAAATCAAAGAAGCTGGTACTTCATTTACCTGTGATCACCACACATGTATTTGATGTACTTGATTACCTGGAACTTAGTTTTAATGTAATATAA
- a CDS encoding glycosyltransferase, translating into MSNKKFAGFVVTFNRAEILMDTIQKIMSQTLPPEKLLVVDNGTTDETKQKLEELYPEVAYIKMGYNAGPAGGDKVGLEMLAKEGYQWIFWGDDNDPPPTPDTFEKLVNLAESYGEKCGQVGMVGSRFNKFTGLLSRATNEELRSRSYIEVDTIGGGQCKIVNAKSVLDGINTEPKLFFGFEDLDFDLLQKEAGYKILVHSDLFLGCRERWNRMSVESTVARKKDEKVLWRDYYSIRNALFIMKKHRHYLAFLSILAVSFGKSLLSFKHGMRYGSLVTRNTWKAVRDYGLKRYYKQAI; encoded by the coding sequence ATGAGTAATAAAAAATTTGCTGGATTTGTAGTTACGTTCAATCGGGCAGAGATATTAATGGATACCATTCAAAAGATAATGTCACAGACTTTACCACCCGAAAAATTACTGGTGGTAGACAATGGTACAACAGATGAAACAAAGCAAAAGCTGGAGGAATTATATCCCGAAGTTGCTTACATTAAAATGGGTTACAATGCCGGACCTGCAGGGGGCGACAAAGTAGGATTGGAGATGCTGGCAAAAGAAGGATACCAGTGGATTTTCTGGGGTGATGATAACGATCCCCCACCTACGCCGGATACGTTTGAAAAGCTGGTTAACCTGGCGGAGTCTTACGGTGAAAAATGTGGCCAGGTAGGGATGGTAGGCAGCCGGTTCAATAAATTTACCGGGTTGTTATCGCGCGCTACTAATGAAGAACTGCGCAGCCGTTCCTATATTGAAGTGGATACTATAGGCGGCGGGCAATGCAAGATTGTAAATGCAAAAAGTGTATTGGATGGCATTAATACAGAGCCAAAGTTGTTTTTTGGTTTTGAGGACCTTGACTTTGATCTTCTGCAAAAAGAAGCCGGCTACAAAATCCTCGTGCACAGTGATCTGTTTTTAGGTTGCCGCGAGCGGTGGAACCGGATGAGTGTAGAAAGCACCGTTGCCCGTAAAAAAGATGAGAAGGTATTATGGCGGGATTATTACAGCATCCGTAATGCCCTGTTCATAATGAAAAAGCATCGCCATTACCTGGCATTTTTATCCATTCTGGCAGTATCGTTTGGAAAAAGCCTGTTGAGTTTTAAACATGGCATGCGATACGGAAGCCTTGTTACCCGAAACACCTGGAAAGCCGTAAGGGATTACGGATTAAAAAGATATTACAAACAAGCCATATAG